The Agelaius phoeniceus isolate bAgePho1 chromosome 26, bAgePho1.hap1, whole genome shotgun sequence genome has a window encoding:
- the LOC129130823 gene encoding olfactory receptor 6B1-like: MAQENDTHIHEFILLGFPTSRELQAVLFVIFLAVYLLTVTENMVIITLIITHPQLHKPMYFFLGHLAFLEACYISVTVPKLLLTLVVRNKNISLTSCMAQLYFFIALVCTECVLLAAMAYDRYMAICAPLHYALAMGHRACLQLATASWLLGFLIAVLKVSFISQLSFCGSGVINHFFCDISPLLNLSCAQRRLAETVDFISALFTLLIPLSVIIVSYTCIIRTVLLIPKAQNRKKAFSTCASHLAVVIIFFSATLFVYARPRSAGSRDLNKLVSIIYTIVTPMLNPCIYCLRNQEVKDTLLKVLCSRTALSRVSAFDH; the protein is encoded by the coding sequence ATGGCACAAGAAAATGATACCCACATCCATGAGTTCATCCTCCTGGGATTCCCCaccagcagagagctgcaggctgtgctgttTGTCATTTTCCTGGCTGTGTATTTGCTGACTGTCACCGAGAACATGGTCATCATCACTCTGATCATCACCCACCCCCAGCTCCACAAGCCCATGTACTTTTTCCTGGGCCACCTCGCTTTCCTTGAGGCCTGCTACATCTCAGTCACCGTTCCTAAGCTGCTGCTCACCTTGGTGGTGAGGAACAAGAACATTTCCCTCACGAGCTGCATGGCCCAGCTGTACTTTTTCATCGCCCTGGTGTGCACGGAGTGTGTCCTGCTGGCTGCCATGGCCTACGACCGCTACATGGCCATCTGCGCCCCGCTGCACTACGCCCTCGCCATGGGCCACagggcctgcctgcagctggccACGGCCTCCTGGCTGCTCGGCTTCCTCATAGCTGTGCTCAAGGTCTCCTTCATTTCCCAGCTCTCCTTCTGTGGCTCTGGGGTCATCAACCACTTCTTCTGTGACATCAGCCCGCTGCTCAACCTCTCGTGCGCCCAGCGGCGCCTCGCCGAGACGGTGGATTTCATCTCGGCCTTGTTTACTCTGTTGATCCCCCTCTCTGTCATCATCGTTTCTTACACCTGCATAATCAGAACTGTTTTGCTCATCCCCAAGgctcagaacaggaagaaaGCCTTCTCCACATGTGCttctcacctggctgtggtcatCATTTTCTTCTCAGCCACTCTGTTCGTGTACGCGAGGCCCAGGAGCGCAGGCTCCAGGGATCTCAACAAGCTGGTTTCCATCATTTACACCATTGTCACCCCAATGCTAAACCCATGCATTTActgcctgaggaaccaggaggtGAAGGACACTTTACTGAAGGTCTTGTGTAGCAGGACTGCTCTCTCCAGAGTTTCTGCCTTTGATCACTAA
- the LOC129130821 gene encoding olfactory receptor 6Y1-like: MGGRNETKVLYFILLGFPTTGELQLLLFSALLLAYLLTVLENFLIILAIRNNHSLQKPMYFFLGNLSFLEICYVSVIEPKMITDVLSRDKRISFQGCMAQLHFFVTLVCTEYVLLAAMASDRLVAICKPLRYPLFMSHKLCAQLVAACWMCGLTTSSIKLSFIARLSFCDVDKIHHYFCDISPLLNISCSDSSLAELVDFTLALLVIMLPLCAVLASYICILITVLKIPSSQGRQKAFSTCSSHLAVVILFYSTTLFTYAHPKLMYTYRANKLVSVLYTVVVPLLNPLIYCLRNKEIRVAMRKTFTCRRDTKEINWRVPQKGLCS, translated from the coding sequence ATGGGTGGGAGGAATGAAACCAAAGTCCTGTATTTCATTCTCCTGGGTTTTCCAACCACTGGCGAactgcagctgcttctcttcTCTGCTTTACTTCTGGCTTATTTATTAACTGTGTTGGAAAACTTCCTTATCATTCTCGCCATCCGAAATAACCACAGCCTGCAAAAACCCATGTATTTCTTCCTAGGGAATCTGTCTTTCTTAGAGATCTGCTATGTCTCTGTCATTGAGCCAAAGATGATCACAGATGTCCTGTCTCGTGACAAAAGGATTTCATTCCAGGGCTGCATGGCACAGCTGCATTTCTTTGTGACTCTTGTTTGCACTGAGTACGTTCTGCTGGCCGCGATGGCCTCTGACCGCCTTGTggccatctgcaaacccctcaGGTACCCCCTCTTCATGAGCCACaagctctgtgcccagctggtgGCTGCCTGTTGGATGTGTGGCTTGACCACCTCCTCCATCAAGCTGAGCTTTATAGCCAGGCTCTCATTCTGTGATGTGGACAAAATCCATCATTATTTCTGCGACATTTCCCCCCTCCTGAACATCTCCTGCAGCGATTCCTCTTTGGCCGAGCTCGTGGACTTCACCTTGGCTCTGCTGGTCATCATGCTgcctctgtgtgctgtgctggcctCCTACATCTGCATCCTGATCACTGTGCTGAAGATTCCTTCTTCCCAGGGGAGGCAAAAGGCTTTTtccacctgcagctcccacctggcCGTGGTGATTTTGTTCTACTCCACCACTCTTTTCACCTACGCCCACCCCAAGCTCATGTACACCTACCGTGCCAACAAGCTGGTGTCAGTCCTGTACACGGTGGTTGTGCCACTTCTGAACCCTCTCATATACTGCCTTAGAAACAAGGAAATCAGGGTTGCCATGAGGAAGACTTTTACTTGCAGAAGAGACACCAAAGAAATCAACTGGAGAGTCCCACAGAAGGGGCTTTGCTCATGA
- the LOC129130820 gene encoding olfactory receptor OR9H1-like, with product MENQTRISEFILVGFKSHPGSQVLLSVLFCTMYFVTVVGNICMILIIRMDPNLHSPMYFFLENLSTLDICYSSVITPRAALAFLLGRRSISYVGCASQMFFFSLFGTTEAFFLAVMAYDRFTAVCNPLLYQVIMSRRLCVLMVVGSYLSGCINCTIQTGFTFRLSFCGHREINHFFCEVAAVIHTSCSNTLVNELVMVAVCGPIIVGTALVVFVSYGYIIATIIQMPSAEGRHKAFSTCSSHMVTICLFFGTVFFMYAQPGAASSPSKSNIISIFYTVVIPMLNPFIYTLRNREVKGALKKQFKRKGFFKHLS from the coding sequence ATGGAAAACCAGACCAGGATAAGTGAGTTCATTTTGGTGGGGTTCAAATCCCACCCAGGATCCCAAGTTCTTCTCTCAGTTCTCTTCTGCACAATGTACTTTGTCACTGTGGTGGGAAACATCTGCATGATCCTCATCATCAGGATGGACCCCAACCTGCACAGCCCAATGTATTTCTTCCTGGAGAACCTGTCCACCTTGGACATCTGCTACTCCTCTGTCATCactcccagggcagcactggcatTCTTGCTGGGCAGAAGGAGCATTTCCTACGTTGGCTGTGCTTCCCAAATgttcttcttctctctctttggCACGACAGAAGCTTTTTTCCTGGCTGTGATGGCTTACGATCGCTTCACTGCCGTCTGCAACCCACTGCTCTACCAGGTCATCATGAGCAGGAGGCTTTGTGTGCTCATGGTGGTGGGCTCCTATCTGTCAGGCTGCATCAACTGCACCATCCAGACAGGCTTCACCTTCAGGCTGTCCTTCTGTGGGCACAGAGAAATAAATCACTTCTTCTGTGAAGTTGCTGCAGTGATCCACACCTCCTGCTCCAACACCCTTGTCAATGAGCTCGTAATGGTGGCTGTGTGTGGACCAATAATTGTGGGCACTGCCCTGGTGGTTTTTGTCTCCTATGGTTATATCATCGCCACAATCATCCAAATGCCTTCAGCTGAAGGCAGGCACAAGGCCTTCTCCACCTGCTCTTCTCACATGGTGACAATCTGCTTGTTCTTTGGGACAGTGTTCTTCATGTAcgctcagcctggagctgcatcCTCACCCAGCAAGAGCAACATCATCTCCATCTTCTACACTGTGGTTATTCCCATGCTGAACCCTTTCATTTACACCCTCCGAAACAGGGAGGTAAAAGGGGCTCtgaaaaaacagtttaaaagaaaagggttttttaaGCACCTTTCCTGA